The following proteins are co-located in the Bacillus pumilus genome:
- the drmB gene encoding DUF1998 domain-containing protein has protein sequence MKNEVGEVRPGQLITTYGPGAIMDSVNDSLMILDIKYWINNDNNEKIYDKNLMTFLKKDFFKRIPSKNYKDLPAIPFPNYHVCSNVKCSRLFDIRDNFIMSEYLKGGPKCPDCSRKSYPARFVVSCQENHLDDFPWRWWAHGKQETDCKGKLRLWSTGNTSSLDSLLIECECKERKSQSLRGAMQVSSFEGYRCTGNHPHKLNKRSICKKSEYVIPLQRGASNVYFPALRSAIAIPSNDNKDINFDEILVSIEENPNTYEKLLGDKWYHRFYREHLNDRSEFLDAEDFFEKWTAYLNQSKIEEQIEYNQIKEAEYKAFTAFDSRVKIGDFEAEVEIVPNDFQLYFNKIIKAHKVKEILVLLGFMRNDSPEPDVNEPKEIVWLESDGYDNWLPAVEVHGEGIFIEFNQTTISKWLDENSELPKRSEKFTSLYANWIENKGWEVRDEKDVVYVMLHTFAHLLIKQLSLQSGYSSVAIKERIYCGKNMAGVLLYTGSTDQEGSLGGLVEMGNIDKLRPLIMEALEEAIFCSNDPYCSSLEPSEDNQLNGCACFACSMVAETSCETGNRLLDRSLLVKTIDSKYSPFFKGLL, from the coding sequence GTGAAGAATGAAGTAGGGGAAGTCCGACCAGGACAATTAATTACAACATACGGTCCAGGAGCAATTATGGATTCTGTAAATGATTCACTTATGATATTGGATATAAAGTATTGGATTAATAATGATAATAATGAGAAGATATACGATAAAAATTTGATGACCTTTCTGAAAAAGGATTTCTTCAAGAGAATTCCATCTAAGAATTACAAGGATTTGCCAGCAATTCCATTTCCAAACTACCACGTGTGTAGCAATGTTAAATGTTCGCGTCTCTTTGACATTAGAGATAATTTTATAATGAGCGAATATCTTAAAGGTGGCCCCAAGTGTCCAGATTGTTCACGAAAGTCGTATCCTGCTCGCTTTGTGGTTTCGTGTCAGGAGAATCACTTAGATGATTTTCCTTGGAGATGGTGGGCACATGGTAAGCAGGAGACGGATTGTAAAGGGAAATTGCGTTTGTGGAGTACAGGGAATACATCTAGCTTGGATTCGCTGCTTATAGAGTGTGAATGTAAAGAGAGGAAAAGCCAGAGCCTTAGAGGGGCGATGCAAGTCAGTTCTTTTGAGGGCTACAGGTGCACAGGAAATCATCCTCATAAACTGAATAAAAGGTCGATTTGTAAAAAGTCAGAGTATGTAATTCCATTACAGCGGGGTGCTTCAAATGTATATTTTCCTGCTTTGAGAAGCGCCATTGCTATCCCTAGCAATGACAATAAGGATATTAATTTCGATGAAATTTTGGTTTCAATTGAAGAAAATCCCAATACTTACGAGAAACTTTTGGGGGATAAGTGGTATCATCGGTTCTACAGAGAACACCTAAATGACCGTAGTGAATTTCTTGATGCCGAGGATTTCTTTGAAAAATGGACAGCATATCTTAATCAGTCTAAAATAGAAGAGCAAATTGAGTATAATCAGATCAAAGAAGCTGAGTATAAAGCTTTTACTGCATTTGATAGTAGAGTAAAAATTGGTGATTTTGAGGCTGAAGTTGAAATAGTACCGAATGATTTTCAGCTCTACTTCAATAAAATTATAAAGGCTCACAAGGTGAAGGAGATTCTTGTGCTTCTAGGGTTTATGAGAAATGATAGCCCAGAACCAGATGTCAATGAACCAAAGGAAATTGTTTGGTTAGAGTCAGATGGGTATGATAACTGGTTGCCAGCAGTTGAAGTGCATGGCGAAGGGATTTTTATTGAATTTAATCAAACTACTATAAGCAAGTGGCTCGATGAAAACAGTGAACTTCCAAAGCGGTCAGAGAAGTTTACATCCTTATATGCAAATTGGATAGAAAACAAAGGATGGGAAGTACGTGATGAAAAAGACGTCGTGTATGTTATGCTACATACATTTGCCCATCTATTAATTAAGCAGTTATCCTTGCAATCAGGATATTCATCAGTAGCTATTAAAGAAAGAATATATTGTGGTAAGAACATGGCTGGGGTCCTTTTGTATACTGGTAGTACTGATCAAGAAGGTTCCTTAGGTGGCTTGGTAGAAATGGGGAATATAGATAAGCTTCGCCCACTTATTATGGAGGCGCTTGAAGAGGCAATATTCTGTTCTAACGATCCATATTGTTCCAGCTTAGAGCCGAGTGAAGATAACCAGTTAAATGGCTGTGCCTGTTTTGCTTGTTCCATGGTTGCTGAAACTTCATGTGAAACAGGAAACCGATTATTAGACAGGTCATTGTTAGTAAAAACAATAGACAGTAAGTATTCTCCATTCTTTAAGGGATTACTGTAG
- a CDS encoding DNA cytosine methyltransferase — translation MIVIDLFSGAGGLSEGFHKHDFKIAAHVEKEYWACETIKTRLFYHFLKAKNDLELYNEFLRMSDNYRNIELTRALVFERYPELREKLEKEVLNRKFGNPHNDPTATSSTQMIQLIQNSLQYSRATSVDLIIGGPPCQAYSLVGRSRMKESVDKDSRNYLFQYYKRIVDEFKPKAFVFENVPGLLTAKKGNVYQEIKESFDQIGYTVLSGTSEEDKSNIIDFADFGVPQRRKRVILFGFQKNLNYEYPNFDRHKLSWDIPLTTRDVISDLPVVKPKQGHDLQLFEYDLTQNVDYLSPYELMMREDSIGFTNHFARPIKDRDAEIYQIAIKHATQGRQIKYNELPERLKTHKNDKAFLDRFKVHWWDSIPHTVVAHISKDGHYNIHPDIGQCRSLTVREAARIQGFPDNYKFEGPRTAQFTQVGNAVPPVMSGVIARAVKDVICGQI, via the coding sequence ATGATTGTTATTGATTTATTTTCTGGAGCAGGAGGGCTGAGTGAGGGGTTTCATAAACACGACTTTAAAATTGCTGCGCATGTTGAAAAAGAATATTGGGCATGTGAAACAATTAAAACGCGTTTGTTTTACCATTTTCTAAAGGCAAAGAACGATTTAGAGTTATATAATGAATTCCTAAGGATGTCAGACAATTACCGCAATATTGAACTAACGAGAGCTTTAGTTTTTGAACGTTACCCTGAATTGAGAGAGAAGCTCGAGAAAGAAGTACTAAACCGGAAGTTTGGGAACCCCCATAATGACCCAACAGCTACTTCTTCTACGCAGATGATACAACTTATTCAGAATTCGCTTCAGTATAGCCGTGCTACAAGTGTAGATTTAATTATTGGCGGTCCGCCATGTCAAGCATATTCCTTGGTGGGGCGTAGCAGGATGAAAGAGAGTGTAGATAAAGACTCTAGAAACTATCTATTCCAGTACTATAAAAGAATTGTCGATGAGTTTAAACCTAAGGCGTTCGTTTTTGAAAATGTTCCGGGCTTACTCACTGCTAAGAAAGGGAATGTGTACCAAGAAATAAAGGAATCGTTTGATCAAATTGGTTACACAGTGCTATCTGGAACAAGTGAGGAAGACAAGAGTAATATAATCGATTTTGCTGATTTTGGTGTACCTCAAAGGAGAAAAAGGGTTATCCTGTTTGGTTTTCAAAAGAATTTAAATTATGAGTACCCTAACTTTGACAGGCATAAATTATCTTGGGATATTCCTTTAACTACTCGAGATGTTATTTCAGATCTACCAGTCGTGAAGCCAAAACAAGGTCATGATCTTCAACTTTTCGAGTATGATTTAACGCAAAATGTCGATTATTTGTCGCCTTATGAACTGATGATGAGAGAAGACAGTATTGGATTTACTAATCACTTTGCAAGACCCATTAAAGATCGTGATGCTGAAATATATCAAATTGCTATAAAGCATGCCACTCAAGGTAGACAAATTAAGTATAATGAGTTGCCTGAGAGGTTGAAAACTCATAAGAATGATAAGGCATTTCTAGACCGATTTAAGGTTCATTGGTGGGATAGTATTCCACATACTGTAGTTGCTCATATATCAAAAGATGGTCATTATAATATTCACCCTGATATTGGACAGTGTAGGTCTCTAACGGTGAGAGAGGCTGCACGAATACAGGGTTTCCCTGATAACTATAAGTTTGAAGGTCCGCGTACTGCTCAGTTTACACAGGTTGGAAATGCTGTACCCCCTGTGATGTCTGGGGTAATTGCGAGAGCAGTGAAAGATGTTATTTGTGGTCAAATATAA
- a CDS encoding tRNA dihydrouridine synthase produces MSKNFWRDLPRPFFILAPMEEVTDVVFRHVVSEAARPDVFFTEFTNSESYCHPDGIQSVKGRLTFTEDEQPIVAHIWGDKPENFRQMSIGMAELGFQGLDINMGCPVPNVTQNGKGSGLILRPDVAAELIQAAKAGGLPVSVKTRLGFTEVDEWRGWLRHILEQDIVNLSIHLRTRKEMSQVDAHWELIPEIKKLRDEVAPDTLLTINGDIPDRQTGLKLAEQYGIDGVMIGRGIFHNPFAFEKEPKEHTSDEFLGLLRLHLDLHDQYSSLGLRPFKALHRFFKIYVKGFRGASFLRNQLMNTSSTDEVRAMLDEFEARNKEQS; encoded by the coding sequence ATGAGTAAAAATTTCTGGCGTGATTTACCACGGCCATTTTTTATATTAGCACCAATGGAAGAAGTGACAGATGTTGTGTTTCGTCATGTTGTGAGTGAGGCGGCGAGACCGGATGTGTTTTTCACAGAGTTTACGAATAGTGAGAGCTATTGCCATCCTGATGGCATTCAAAGTGTGAAAGGCCGTTTAACGTTTACGGAGGATGAACAGCCGATTGTTGCTCATATTTGGGGAGACAAACCTGAAAACTTTAGACAAATGAGCATTGGAATGGCGGAATTAGGATTTCAGGGGCTGGATATTAATATGGGTTGTCCTGTACCGAATGTGACACAAAACGGGAAGGGCAGCGGATTAATTCTTCGTCCTGACGTTGCGGCAGAGCTGATTCAAGCTGCGAAAGCAGGTGGATTACCTGTCAGTGTGAAAACAAGACTTGGTTTTACTGAGGTTGATGAATGGCGCGGATGGCTCAGACACATATTGGAGCAAGACATTGTGAATTTATCGATTCACCTTCGCACAAGAAAGGAAATGAGCCAAGTGGATGCGCATTGGGAGCTCATTCCAGAGATTAAAAAGCTTCGTGATGAAGTAGCACCTGATACCCTTTTGACCATTAATGGTGATATTCCTGATCGACAAACGGGCTTAAAGCTCGCTGAGCAATATGGAATAGACGGAGTGATGATTGGGCGTGGGATTTTCCATAACCCATTTGCCTTTGAAAAAGAGCCGAAGGAACATACGAGTGATGAATTCCTAGGTCTTTTAAGATTACATCTTGATCTCCATGATCAATACTCCTCATTAGGTCTGCGTCCGTTCAAGGCGCTTCACCGCTTCTTTAAGATTTATGTCAAAGGATTCCGAGGAGCAAGTTTCCTAAGAAATCAATTAATGAACACATCATCAACAGATGAAGTGCGTGCGATGCTTGATGAATTTGAAGCGAGAAATAAAGAACAATCATGA
- a CDS encoding MurR/RpiR family transcriptional regulator: protein MILDKLVNEYFEDLNKNDLHIIKTIHDHLEEMKTMKIQDLAHYAHTSISSIHRLAKKIGFDGYSDLKSYVKLNNHTEETTQDLMKLLDQDIQQTRKYMEQLDFHQLNQLIDRAPYIYIYGTGTAQLDLANDVQRQLWSLHKKSQVLRSKRDLTDGIIEFGEDDLLFIISLSGESKNLDEIIQLVKTRHIKFISMTTLRNNFLAQNAMFNIYVSSTPFPLYNKVDNSSFLPFYIVADIIVRKFSEWKWNQLNNRN, encoded by the coding sequence ATGATATTGGACAAGCTGGTAAATGAATACTTCGAAGATTTAAATAAGAATGACCTGCACATTATTAAAACGATTCACGATCACCTTGAAGAAATGAAGACCATGAAAATTCAGGATCTTGCTCATTATGCTCATACTTCCATCTCATCCATCCATCGGCTTGCCAAGAAAATAGGCTTCGACGGCTACAGTGACTTAAAGTCTTATGTGAAATTGAATAATCATACTGAAGAAACAACACAAGATTTAATGAAGCTGCTCGATCAAGATATCCAGCAGACAAGGAAATATATGGAGCAGCTGGACTTTCATCAATTAAATCAACTGATTGATCGCGCACCGTATATTTATATTTATGGTACAGGAACAGCACAGCTCGATTTGGCCAATGATGTACAACGACAGCTATGGTCGCTGCATAAGAAATCTCAAGTTTTACGAAGTAAGCGAGACTTAACAGATGGAATCATTGAATTTGGTGAGGATGATCTTTTATTTATCATTTCTTTATCAGGCGAATCGAAGAATTTAGATGAAATCATTCAATTGGTAAAAACGAGACATATCAAATTTATCAGTATGACCACATTGAGAAATAACTTCCTTGCACAAAATGCCATGTTTAACATCTATGTAAGCAGCACCCCGTTTCCCTTGTATAACAAAGTGGACAACTCAAGCTTTCTGCCATTTTATATTGTGGCAGATATTATCGTCAGGAAATTTAGTGAGTGGAAATGGAACCAATTGAATAATAGGAATTAA
- a CDS encoding alpha-glucoside-specific PTS transporter subunit IIBC produces MNAIKRFGSAMVVPVLLFAFFGIVVGLATLCKNPAIMGEMAAEGTMWYKVWALIESGGWTIFNHMELAFVIGLPISLAKKAQARATLAALMIYLVFNNYIHAILTLWPSTFGVDLSQGVENVAGVKEIAGIPTLDTSIIGAVMISGIVIWIHNRFYDQKLPEMLGIFQGLVFVVIIGFFVMIPIAFIVAFVWPYVQQGIQSLQGFMSQSGYIGVWLFHFLERVLIPTGLHHFIYTPFEFGPAAVNGGLKPYWIAHLNEFATSTSNLKDLYPYGFLLHGNIKMFGCLGIALAMYFSTPKENRKKVLALVLPATLTAVFAGITEPLEFTFLFLAPYLFVIHALLGATMVTIMNMFGVVGMMGSGLIEIAALNWIPLSSNHGGIYLIQAMIGLLFTAMYFVIFRWMIVKFDIPLPGRKHEEETRLYTKQDYENAHKKAHDKKEAPVYASEYEEKAVYFLEGLGGKENIKDVTNCATRLRITVIDPSLVKDREYFTKNKRAHGMAKSGQSIQIIVGLSVPQVRESFETKLSLD; encoded by the coding sequence ATGAATGCAATCAAGCGATTTGGCAGTGCTATGGTAGTTCCAGTCCTTTTATTCGCGTTTTTTGGTATTGTTGTAGGTCTTGCGACTTTATGTAAGAATCCAGCGATTATGGGGGAAATGGCCGCAGAAGGTACGATGTGGTATAAGGTTTGGGCACTGATTGAAAGCGGGGGATGGACGATTTTCAATCATATGGAGCTGGCATTTGTGATTGGCTTGCCGATCTCACTTGCAAAAAAAGCGCAAGCACGTGCTACGCTCGCAGCTTTGATGATTTATCTTGTGTTTAACAATTATATTCATGCTATTTTGACACTTTGGCCGTCTACTTTTGGTGTTGATTTATCGCAAGGTGTCGAGAACGTAGCAGGAGTAAAAGAAATTGCGGGTATACCTACACTGGATACAAGTATCATTGGTGCGGTGATGATATCTGGAATCGTCATTTGGATCCATAATCGTTTTTATGATCAAAAACTGCCTGAAATGCTCGGGATTTTCCAGGGGCTTGTCTTTGTTGTCATCATCGGATTCTTTGTGATGATTCCTATTGCTTTTATCGTGGCTTTTGTATGGCCTTATGTTCAGCAGGGAATTCAATCTCTCCAAGGGTTCATGTCACAGTCTGGTTATATTGGTGTCTGGCTGTTTCATTTCTTGGAAAGGGTGTTAATTCCCACAGGACTTCACCATTTTATTTATACACCTTTTGAGTTTGGTCCAGCGGCTGTAAATGGAGGGTTAAAACCATATTGGATTGCTCACTTAAATGAATTTGCGACCTCAACTTCCAATTTGAAGGATCTTTATCCATACGGATTTTTACTGCATGGAAATATAAAGATGTTCGGCTGTTTAGGGATAGCTCTAGCCATGTATTTTTCTACCCCGAAAGAAAACAGAAAAAAGGTTCTGGCATTGGTATTACCCGCCACATTAACAGCGGTATTTGCCGGAATTACAGAACCACTTGAATTTACATTTCTATTTCTCGCGCCTTATTTATTTGTCATACATGCACTTCTTGGAGCCACCATGGTGACAATCATGAATATGTTTGGTGTTGTCGGAATGATGGGTTCAGGGCTTATTGAGATAGCTGCATTGAACTGGATTCCGCTCTCTTCAAATCATGGAGGGATTTATCTGATCCAAGCAATGATTGGACTTCTATTTACAGCAATGTATTTTGTCATATTTAGATGGATGATTGTGAAATTTGATATTCCATTACCAGGACGAAAACATGAGGAGGAGACGAGGCTATATACAAAACAAGATTATGAGAATGCTCATAAAAAAGCTCATGACAAAAAGGAAGCGCCCGTTTATGCGTCTGAGTATGAAGAGAAAGCCGTTTATTTCTTAGAAGGCCTTGGCGGTAAAGAAAACATTAAAGATGTGACAAACTGTGCCACGCGTCTGCGTATTACAGTGATTGACCCTAGCTTGGTGAAAGATAGGGAATACTTCACAAAAAATAAACGGGCACATGGAATGGCTAAGAGTGGTCAAAGCATTCAAATCATTGTTGGCTTAAGTGTACCGCAAGTAAGAGAGTCCTTTGAGACAAAACTTTCATTAGATTGA
- a CDS encoding 6-phospho-alpha-glucosidase produces the protein MKKTFNITIAGGGSTFTPGIILMLLDYLEEFPIHTIKLYDNDETRQKTIADACEIMLKERAPEVRLLASTDPEEAFTQVDFVMAHIRVGKYAMRELDEKIPLKHGVVGQETCGPGGIAYGMRSIPGVLELVDYMEKYSPEAWMLNYSNPAAIVAEATRKLRPNSKILNICDMPIGIEELIAKNLGLSSRKELEVDYYGLNHFGWWTDIRDKKGNSLMPEVIQHVSQHGYATDGTSELEQQKSWNSTLKKAKDIQALDPKTVPNTYLKYYLFPDEEVAHANIAFTRANEVMEGREAFVFSECQTIIDKGTAKETKLTIDEHASYIVDLARAIAFNKKERMLMIVENNGAIRNFDPTAMVEIPCIVGSSGPEKLVVGEIPRFQKSLMEQQVGVEKLVVEAFEESSYQKLWQAITLSKTVPSAKVAKDILDDLIVANQAFWPELT, from the coding sequence ATGAAAAAAACATTTAATATTACTATTGCTGGAGGCGGAAGTACATTTACGCCAGGGATCATTTTGATGCTGTTAGACTATCTAGAGGAGTTCCCAATTCATACAATTAAACTCTATGATAATGATGAAACTAGACAAAAGACAATTGCAGATGCATGTGAGATTATGTTAAAAGAACGAGCACCAGAAGTGCGACTACTGGCAAGTACTGACCCAGAAGAAGCTTTCACTCAAGTCGATTTTGTGATGGCACATATCCGTGTTGGCAAATATGCAATGCGTGAATTAGATGAGAAAATTCCATTGAAGCATGGAGTCGTCGGACAGGAAACATGCGGTCCAGGTGGAATAGCTTATGGAATGCGGTCCATTCCAGGTGTATTAGAACTTGTCGATTATATGGAAAAATACTCACCTGAAGCTTGGATGTTAAACTATTCTAATCCTGCAGCGATAGTAGCAGAGGCAACTCGTAAGCTAAGACCGAATTCCAAAATTTTAAACATATGTGATATGCCAATTGGCATCGAAGAATTGATTGCAAAGAATTTAGGCTTATCTTCACGAAAAGAACTGGAAGTAGATTACTATGGTTTGAATCATTTTGGCTGGTGGACAGATATTCGAGATAAAAAAGGAAATAGCTTAATGCCTGAGGTCATTCAGCATGTAAGCCAGCATGGTTATGCAACAGATGGAACATCTGAACTAGAACAGCAGAAGAGCTGGAACAGCACATTAAAAAAAGCCAAAGATATTCAAGCACTTGATCCAAAAACAGTACCGAATACGTATTTGAAATACTATCTATTTCCAGATGAAGAAGTGGCACATGCAAATATAGCGTTCACACGTGCCAATGAAGTGATGGAGGGGCGAGAAGCCTTTGTTTTTAGTGAATGTCAGACCATCATTGATAAAGGAACTGCAAAGGAAACAAAGCTGACCATTGATGAACATGCTTCTTATATCGTTGATTTGGCAAGAGCCATTGCTTTTAATAAAAAGGAACGGATGCTAATGATTGTAGAGAACAATGGCGCAATCAGGAACTTTGACCCAACAGCCATGGTCGAAATTCCTTGTATCGTTGGCAGCAGCGGTCCAGAAAAATTAGTGGTTGGAGAAATTCCTAGATTTCAAAAAAGTCTCATGGAGCAGCAAGTTGGCGTAGAAAAATTAGTAGTAGAAGCATTTGAAGAAAGCTCCTATCAAAAACTATGGCAGGCCATCACATTATCGAAAACGGTGCCGAGTGCTAAAGTAGCAAAAGATATTTTAGACGACTTAATTGTGGCAAATCAAGCATTTTGGCCAGAGTTAACATAA
- a CDS encoding Rrf2 family transcriptional regulator, producing the protein MKYSKATNYALHTMVFLTLAPKGKAIGVEPLAKMQDLSPTYLSKILTKLVKAGLIESTPGAQGGYTLIKRKEDISFLDVIQAVEGQTNLFHCSLEHESLMSHDGCLIEQVMQDVETKMQETLSQKRLIDIANQIEQTEKNPFLKM; encoded by the coding sequence ATGAAATATTCTAAAGCGACCAACTATGCGCTGCATACGATGGTGTTTTTAACTCTTGCGCCAAAGGGCAAAGCGATTGGCGTTGAGCCTCTTGCTAAGATGCAAGATCTTTCACCTACCTATTTATCCAAAATTTTAACAAAGCTTGTGAAGGCGGGATTGATTGAATCAACGCCTGGTGCACAGGGAGGATACACCCTTATCAAACGAAAGGAAGACATTTCGTTTTTAGATGTCATTCAGGCTGTAGAAGGACAAACGAATTTATTTCACTGTTCCTTAGAGCATGAGTCTTTAATGTCTCACGATGGTTGTTTGATTGAACAAGTCATGCAGGATGTTGAAACAAAAATGCAAGAAACCCTCAGTCAAAAACGGTTAATTGATATTGCGAACCAAATTGAGCAGACAGAAAAAAATCCATTTCTCAAGATGTGA
- a CDS encoding NAD(P)/FAD-dependent oxidoreductase → MLIDCAIIGGGPAGLNAALVVGRGRNQVIVFDDEQPRNRVTQESHGFITNDGMTPFEIRKAGEADLQTYPNIQMKRSRIVDIQKKEDRFTLLTHEGDTVESKKIILATGLQDMLPEIKGIHDVYGKTLFSCPFCDGWELKDKALALIAENQRALHMAKLLSNWTKDLIVFTNGQQVLAEEERVLLSAHSIQVIDVPIVSIENDNGQLCSLQLANGERVKREGGFVASDFKQSAPFAEKLGCQMTKNAGIETDILGRTSVSGVFACGDNLGGPAQLVLAAAAGSQAGMGVIHELVQEAFQEKEKTSL, encoded by the coding sequence ATGTTAATAGATTGTGCCATTATCGGAGGCGGACCAGCTGGATTAAATGCAGCACTTGTTGTGGGAAGAGGCAGAAATCAGGTCATCGTGTTTGATGACGAGCAGCCAAGAAATCGAGTGACACAGGAATCACATGGTTTTATTACAAACGATGGAATGACACCGTTTGAGATTAGAAAAGCGGGAGAGGCAGATCTTCAGACATACCCTAATATCCAAATGAAACGAAGTAGAATTGTTGATATACAAAAGAAAGAGGACCGTTTTACGTTACTGACACACGAGGGGGATACGGTTGAATCAAAAAAAATCATATTGGCAACAGGACTTCAGGATATGTTACCAGAGATCAAAGGGATTCATGATGTGTATGGAAAGACGTTGTTTAGCTGTCCTTTCTGTGATGGATGGGAATTAAAGGACAAGGCACTTGCGCTCATTGCAGAGAATCAACGTGCCTTGCATATGGCTAAGCTTCTTTCCAATTGGACAAAGGATTTGATCGTGTTTACGAATGGACAACAAGTGTTAGCTGAAGAGGAAAGGGTACTTCTTTCGGCGCATTCTATTCAAGTCATTGATGTGCCAATTGTGTCGATCGAAAATGACAATGGGCAGCTGTGCTCTCTTCAACTTGCGAATGGGGAGAGAGTAAAAAGAGAAGGCGGGTTTGTAGCAAGTGATTTCAAGCAGTCAGCCCCATTTGCCGAAAAGCTTGGCTGTCAAATGACGAAGAATGCGGGTATTGAAACAGATATCCTTGGACGCACATCCGTCAGCGGTGTATTTGCATGTGGTGATAATTTAGGCGGTCCTGCTCAGCTAGTTCTTGCAGCAGCAGCTGGCAGTCAGGCAGGAATGGGCGTGATTCATGAGCTTGTACAAGAGGCGTTTCAAGAAAAAGAAAAAACATCTCTATGA
- a CDS encoding DUF3885 domain-containing protein, with translation MSDQTDMFLKNNFPDLLLTPSLFYQWPFGLRFEVADWSIEKEADVLEKAGDRAFEIVKYAFHPGDDMLLVTDVYTKHAHELTKRKLLVYQKYVHRQVRNRLRHEPLTYVRPELEEALKLERFTLNCQLQDIRLRPLLHAMCQEDFYAPNQIMKGKLDYEIYLINLSKQMIFHLYDDRGCDLIAADPERLRPLYEGLPHWLLDYDHAQMDRLFAGK, from the coding sequence ATGAGCGATCAAACAGATATGTTTTTAAAAAATAATTTTCCTGATCTTTTACTAACGCCATCACTTTTTTACCAATGGCCCTTTGGACTTCGGTTTGAAGTGGCAGATTGGTCGATAGAAAAGGAAGCGGACGTGTTAGAGAAAGCAGGGGATCGTGCTTTTGAGATTGTGAAATATGCTTTTCATCCAGGGGACGACATGCTGCTTGTGACAGATGTGTATACAAAACATGCACATGAATTAACGAAACGTAAGCTCCTTGTCTATCAAAAATATGTCCACCGGCAAGTGCGTAACCGATTACGTCACGAGCCTTTGACCTATGTACGACCAGAACTAGAAGAAGCACTGAAATTAGAGAGATTTACACTCAATTGCCAGCTGCAAGATATTCGATTGCGCCCGCTTCTCCATGCCATGTGCCAAGAGGATTTCTATGCACCGAATCAAATCATGAAAGGAAAGCTTGATTATGAAATTTATCTCATCAATTTATCGAAACAGATGATTTTTCACTTATATGATGATCGAGGCTGTGATCTCATTGCGGCAGATCCTGAACGCCTACGCCCACTCTATGAAGGCTTACCGCACTGGCTATTAGACTATGATCACGCTCAGATGGACAGGCTGTTTGCAGGCAAATAA